From Polynucleobacter sp. MWH-Braz-FAM2G, a single genomic window includes:
- a CDS encoding DNA polymerase III subunit chi — protein MARIDFHSNVADKLEYACRLTRKIWSATPEGEPVRNIVMVGERADLQKLNELLWTFSNTDFLPHCFIEDEAAAETPIVLTDDFASPALNNIPHADVMIHLGMRMPKNVPALVERFPRIVEVVTVNEAERLAGRERYKAYRELGHELNNFDQSKS, from the coding sequence ATGGCTCGAATCGATTTTCATAGCAATGTTGCTGATAAATTGGAATACGCTTGTCGTTTGACGCGAAAGATTTGGAGCGCAACACCTGAAGGTGAGCCAGTGCGCAACATTGTGATGGTTGGAGAAAGGGCTGATCTTCAAAAGCTCAATGAACTCCTTTGGACTTTTAGTAACACTGATTTTCTGCCGCACTGTTTTATAGAAGACGAAGCGGCTGCAGAAACTCCAATTGTTTTGACGGATGACTTTGCCTCTCCTGCGCTCAATAACATTCCCCATGCCGATGTCATGATTCATTTGGGAATGCGAATGCCTAAAAATGTTCCAGCTTTGGTTGAAAGATTTCCTCGAATTGTTGAGGTGGTAACGGTGAATGAGGCAGAGCGTTTGGCTGGTCGTGAGCGCTATAAAGCGTACCGTGAGTTAGGTCATGAATTAAACAACTTTGACCAATCTAAAAGTTAA
- a CDS encoding leucyl aminopeptidase: MQFSTKIFPQADLQSPKLLKSSLKTLLGQNTDCLILGYSKADLDGFTAAKGASAKTGFLLELDLALGGSVNHANIVGDLDSKQASVCLLRAEKSWSANGVKVKRVLLVSLGDVHLASDRSLSTYSKVARAALKVLSGGSIEAAIWYTPSFALAHKADFIAEEVRLTIQYAGDQAYRFGVRHPAMKFKAKDKADTFKHLVFAGNEGCAKELKSAVEQGVAMVEGMNLAKDLGNLPPNICTPTYLGKTAQGLSKKTGLKVEVLGLKQIEALGMGSFLSVAKGSATPPQFIVMRHQGGKVGEAPIVLVGKGITFDTGGISLKPGEAMDEMKYDMCGAASVIGTMYSVSLMKLKKNVIGVIPTCENMPSGQATRPGDIVKSMSGQTIEILNTDAEGRLILCDALTYVERFKPAAVIDIATLTGACVIALGHVHSGLFSEDETLVRELTKAGHASLDTVWRLPLDAAYHEQLKSNFADVANIGGRPAGSVTAACFLSRFTEKYKWAHLDIAGTAWKSGAAKGSTGRPVPLLVNFLLERK, from the coding sequence ATTCAATTTAGCACGAAGATTTTCCCCCAGGCCGACCTCCAGAGTCCAAAACTCTTGAAATCTAGTCTTAAGACCCTACTTGGCCAAAATACCGACTGTTTGATATTGGGTTACTCCAAGGCGGATTTGGATGGATTCACTGCCGCAAAGGGCGCTAGTGCCAAGACGGGATTTTTGCTCGAATTAGATCTGGCTCTAGGTGGTTCGGTAAATCACGCCAATATTGTTGGGGATTTGGATTCTAAGCAAGCTTCTGTGTGTTTATTGCGCGCAGAAAAGTCTTGGTCTGCCAATGGGGTTAAGGTAAAGCGTGTATTGCTTGTAAGTTTGGGGGATGTTCATCTTGCCAGTGATCGTAGTTTAAGTACTTACTCCAAGGTGGCCCGAGCAGCATTAAAAGTGCTCAGTGGCGGATCCATTGAAGCTGCGATTTGGTACACCCCCAGCTTTGCCCTGGCCCATAAAGCCGATTTCATTGCGGAAGAGGTGCGCCTTACTATTCAATATGCAGGCGATCAAGCTTATCGTTTTGGTGTGCGTCACCCTGCCATGAAATTTAAAGCTAAGGATAAGGCGGATACTTTCAAGCATTTAGTCTTTGCAGGCAATGAAGGTTGCGCCAAAGAACTCAAGTCTGCAGTTGAGCAAGGTGTAGCGATGGTTGAAGGAATGAATCTCGCTAAAGATCTTGGCAATCTTCCGCCCAATATTTGTACGCCAACTTATTTGGGTAAAACGGCTCAAGGTTTGAGTAAGAAGACGGGTCTAAAAGTTGAAGTATTGGGTCTTAAACAGATTGAAGCTTTAGGGATGGGCTCATTTCTCTCTGTTGCAAAAGGTTCAGCTACTCCTCCTCAATTTATTGTCATGCGCCATCAAGGTGGCAAGGTTGGAGAAGCTCCTATCGTATTAGTTGGCAAGGGCATCACCTTTGATACTGGTGGTATTTCATTGAAGCCTGGTGAAGCCATGGATGAAATGAAGTACGACATGTGTGGTGCAGCATCAGTCATTGGTACGATGTATTCAGTTTCATTAATGAAGCTGAAGAAAAATGTCATTGGCGTCATACCGACTTGTGAGAATATGCCGTCAGGTCAGGCAACACGTCCAGGCGATATTGTGAAGAGCATGTCGGGGCAAACCATTGAGATTCTCAATACAGATGCAGAGGGACGGTTAATTCTTTGTGATGCGCTCACTTATGTGGAGCGCTTTAAGCCAGCTGCAGTAATTGACATTGCAACCTTAACCGGTGCTTGTGTTATTGCGCTTGGTCATGTCCATAGCGGACTGTTTTCTGAAGACGAAACCTTGGTTAGAGAGCTTACAAAGGCAGGTCACGCCTCATTGGATACGGTATGGCGTTTGCCTTTAGATGCGGCTTATCACGAGCAACTCAAATCCAATTTTGCGGATGTTGCCAATATTGGTGGCCGTCCTGCTGGAAGTGTGACGGCAGCATGTTTCTTATCGCGTTTTACTGAGAAATATAAATGGGCACATTTGGATATTGCTGGAACTGCATGGAAGAGTGGTGCTGCTAAGGGCTCGACTGGTCGCCCTGTACCGCTCTTGGTTAATTTCTTACTTGAGCGTAAGTAA
- the lptF gene encoding LPS export ABC transporter permease LptF, with product MIFKQALRRELSFTTGGVFLVLVTIMVTTLVIRILGYAANGSVNPEDALVLIALATLGYLAVLLTVSLFVATLIVLVRWYKDSEMIVWFASGLSVTNLIRPILQFATPLIIVIALLALFVWPWANRESTLISQRFQQRDDVSMVSAGQFKESAKAERVFFIEELDVEKSEVKNIFVADQKNGRLSIAVSSTGFIQNSEDGEKSVVLHNGRRYEGQPTQPDFRILEFSEYSTKIRSKDALAPAPRDREKTIQELLNDPSPTAINPNRAELLWRIGLPLMALGLVLIAIPLAYVNPRLGNYTAMFYAVLIYLIYSNLLNLTQNFVSQGKVSVFVAIWPIHLLALLIATALIRNRINPSLKWWRRQLPASMANK from the coding sequence ATGATTTTTAAACAGGCCCTCCGCCGCGAACTCAGTTTTACGACTGGCGGTGTCTTTTTGGTCTTAGTTACTATCATGGTCACCACCTTGGTGATTCGAATCCTGGGTTACGCTGCAAACGGCTCAGTCAATCCAGAGGATGCGCTTGTACTAATAGCCCTAGCAACTCTAGGTTATCTTGCAGTTCTTCTAACGGTATCCCTTTTTGTCGCAACCCTAATTGTTTTGGTTCGCTGGTACAAAGACTCAGAGATGATTGTCTGGTTTGCAAGTGGATTAAGCGTGACAAATTTGATCCGCCCTATTTTGCAATTTGCAACGCCGCTGATTATCGTCATCGCCTTGCTTGCCCTTTTTGTTTGGCCTTGGGCCAATCGTGAATCGACCCTAATTAGCCAACGTTTTCAACAACGTGACGATGTCTCGATGGTGAGTGCAGGTCAATTCAAAGAATCCGCAAAAGCAGAGAGAGTATTTTTTATTGAAGAGCTCGACGTTGAAAAGAGCGAAGTAAAAAATATCTTCGTTGCTGATCAAAAAAATGGGCGTCTTAGCATTGCGGTTTCATCCACAGGCTTTATTCAAAATTCTGAAGATGGTGAGAAATCCGTTGTTCTTCACAATGGTCGAAGATATGAAGGGCAACCGACACAGCCTGATTTTAGGATTCTAGAATTCAGCGAGTACAGCACTAAAATTCGCAGTAAAGATGCCTTAGCACCAGCACCGCGCGATCGAGAAAAAACAATTCAGGAATTGCTTAATGACCCCTCACCTACCGCAATCAATCCCAATCGAGCTGAGTTACTTTGGCGCATTGGGCTACCTTTAATGGCGCTAGGCTTGGTTTTGATAGCCATACCCCTTGCCTATGTAAATCCGCGTCTTGGTAACTACACAGCCATGTTCTATGCAGTTTTGATTTACTTAATTTACAGCAACCTACTGAACTTAACTCAGAACTTTGTTTCGCAAGGCAAAGTCAGCGTCTTTGTAGCAATATGGCCAATCCATTTACTTGCTCTTCTAATTGCGACCGCTTTAATTCGCAATCGTATTAATCCATCCCTAAAGTGGTGGCGACGCCAGTTACCTGCCTCCATGGCAAACAAATGA
- the lptG gene encoding LPS export ABC transporter permease LptG codes for MKLLFPFIYERYLAKQIYAAFGFILFALVALFLFFDILSELGSVQGAYTLPLALLHVLLKAPSRISEIIPIAGLIGSIYVFAMLASQSEFTILRIAGLDVKRGLITLTKISLPLIVLTLIMSEWVGPYAENKSEQIRMKAMGSTYSSQFRTGVWVKDRLRDEDGSGPVRPGVRYVNVGKVDKDNEIHNIRMYEFNDTYHLLSIRSAESGKFDETGIWVLNDVTETRFKETKQSDPLNPVFSAHTFTHPILTLESEVTPQILNVLLISPEKMSIVSLGRFIAHLRENKQDAQRHSIAFWKKVVYPFTIFVMLTLALPFAYLKVRAGSVGIKVFGGIMLGMSFQLFNSLFSNVGLLGSWPALITALTPPLIYFLLALMGLRWVSKA; via the coding sequence ATGAAGCTACTCTTCCCTTTCATCTATGAGCGCTACTTAGCAAAGCAGATTTATGCTGCTTTTGGCTTCATTTTGTTTGCTTTGGTAGCCTTATTTTTATTCTTCGATATTTTGAGTGAACTGGGTTCTGTACAAGGCGCTTATACACTCCCCTTGGCATTACTGCACGTACTCTTAAAGGCACCCAGCCGTATTTCTGAAATCATTCCCATTGCGGGCTTAATTGGCAGTATCTACGTATTCGCAATGCTCGCTAGCCAATCCGAATTCACTATTTTGCGTATTGCTGGACTAGATGTAAAACGAGGTCTCATTACCCTTACCAAAATTTCCCTTCCTTTAATTGTTCTTACGCTCATCATGAGCGAATGGGTTGGCCCTTATGCCGAGAATAAGTCCGAACAGATTCGCATGAAAGCAATGGGATCAACCTATTCATCCCAATTTAGAACAGGGGTTTGGGTTAAGGATCGCTTGCGCGATGAGGATGGCAGTGGTCCAGTTCGACCTGGAGTACGTTATGTCAACGTGGGTAAGGTTGATAAAGATAATGAAATTCACAATATCCGCATGTATGAATTTAATGACACTTATCACCTCCTATCGATTCGTAGTGCTGAATCTGGGAAGTTTGATGAGACTGGTATCTGGGTTTTAAATGATGTGACAGAAACACGTTTTAAGGAAACAAAGCAATCAGACCCGCTAAATCCTGTCTTTAGTGCTCACACTTTTACGCATCCTATTCTGACACTCGAGTCTGAAGTCACGCCACAGATTTTGAATGTGCTTTTAATTAGCCCAGAAAAAATGTCAATTGTGAGTTTAGGCCGCTTTATTGCTCATTTGCGAGAGAACAAGCAAGATGCGCAACGCCATTCAATTGCCTTTTGGAAAAAGGTGGTTTACCCCTTTACTATTTTTGTCATGCTTACCTTAGCCCTTCCGTTTGCCTACTTGAAGGTACGTGCTGGCAGCGTAGGCATCAAAGTATTTGGCGGAATTATGTTGGGCATGAGCTTTCAGCTATTCAATTCCCTGTTTTCTAACGTGGGACTGCTGGGATCTTGGCCTGCGCTCATCACCGCCCTGACCCCACCGCTGATCTATTTCTTATTGGCGTTAATGGGGTTGCGCTGGGTTTCTAAAGCTTAA
- a CDS encoding CysB family HTH-type transcriptional regulator, whose protein sequence is MNLHQFRFVREAVRQNFNLTTAAKALFTSQPGVSKAIIELEDELGVEIFRRHGKRIRSLTEPGKRILSSIERILDEVETLKRVGKDFASQDQGSFVIATTHTQARYALPKVLTEFTKRFPKVKVSIQQGSPGHIAELLTHDRADIAIATEGIANTPGVLALPGYQWQHVLMVPLSHPLLNQATLTLEEIAKYPIITYDKAFAGRSKIDAAFAQRNITPDIILEAIDADVIKTYVETGMGIGIVAGHAYDPERDRNLKVIPAGHLFGNNVTHLGVKQGAYLRSFVYTFIELFSPTLTKKIVEQAMSSEADTYDI, encoded by the coding sequence ATGAATCTTCATCAATTTCGCTTTGTGCGAGAAGCCGTTAGGCAAAATTTCAACTTAACAACCGCCGCAAAGGCACTTTTTACCTCTCAGCCTGGCGTATCCAAAGCAATCATCGAATTAGAAGATGAGCTAGGCGTTGAAATCTTCCGTCGGCACGGAAAACGCATTCGCTCTCTAACAGAGCCTGGCAAACGAATTTTGAGCTCAATTGAACGAATCTTAGACGAGGTTGAAACCCTCAAAAGAGTTGGCAAAGATTTCGCCAGCCAAGATCAAGGTAGCTTTGTGATTGCCACAACCCACACGCAAGCTCGCTATGCGCTTCCTAAGGTGCTTACAGAATTTACCAAACGCTTCCCAAAGGTAAAGGTCAGCATCCAACAAGGTAGTCCTGGGCATATTGCAGAATTATTGACACATGATCGCGCAGATATTGCAATTGCTACAGAAGGCATCGCAAACACTCCCGGCGTGCTTGCTTTACCAGGCTATCAATGGCAGCACGTACTCATGGTGCCATTAAGTCACCCACTTCTAAATCAAGCCACACTGACCCTAGAAGAGATCGCCAAGTATCCAATCATCACATACGACAAAGCATTTGCAGGGCGCAGCAAAATCGATGCAGCCTTTGCTCAAAGAAACATCACGCCAGACATCATTTTGGAAGCTATTGATGCGGACGTTATCAAAACTTATGTCGAGACTGGTATGGGCATTGGAATTGTTGCTGGTCATGCTTATGATCCAGAACGAGATCGTAATCTCAAGGTGATTCCAGCGGGACATTTATTTGGTAACAATGTCACCCATCTTGGCGTGAAGCAAGGAGCGTACTTGCGCTCATTTGTTTACACCTTCATTGAACTCTTCTCACCAACGCTCACGAAGAAAATTGTTGAGCAAGCAATGTCGAGCGAAGCGGACACTTACGATATTTAA
- a CDS encoding YebC/PmpR family DNA-binding transcriptional regulator — protein sequence MAGHSKWANIQHRKGRQDEKRGKIWTKLIKEITVAAKLGGGDVATNPRLRLAIDKAKDSNMPNDNVQRAIQRGTGSLEGVNYEEIRYEGYGINGAAIIVDCLTDNRTRTVAEVRHAFNKNGGNMGTEGSVAFLFKHCGQMLFAPGTSEDQLMEVALDAGAEDVITHDDGSLEVLSPVPDFSKVQDAISKAGLKPELATVAMRPETEIALEGEQAESMQKLLDALENLDDVQEVFTNAAL from the coding sequence ATGGCCGGCCATTCGAAATGGGCCAATATTCAGCACCGCAAAGGTCGTCAGGACGAAAAACGCGGCAAGATTTGGACCAAACTCATTAAAGAAATCACCGTAGCCGCTAAATTAGGTGGGGGCGATGTTGCCACTAACCCAAGATTACGTCTGGCCATTGATAAAGCCAAAGACTCCAATATGCCTAACGATAACGTACAAAGAGCGATTCAACGCGGTACGGGCTCGCTTGAGGGCGTAAATTATGAAGAGATTCGTTATGAGGGTTATGGCATTAACGGCGCGGCAATTATTGTTGATTGCTTAACCGATAACCGCACTCGAACAGTTGCTGAAGTTCGCCATGCGTTTAATAAAAACGGCGGCAATATGGGAACTGAGGGATCCGTTGCTTTCTTATTCAAACACTGCGGTCAAATGCTCTTTGCGCCGGGTACGAGCGAAGATCAACTCATGGAAGTTGCCTTAGATGCTGGCGCTGAAGATGTCATTACACATGATGATGGATCATTGGAGGTGTTATCACCCGTTCCTGATTTTTCAAAAGTACAAGATGCTATTAGCAAAGCGGGACTTAAACCTGAACTAGCGACTGTTGCAATGCGCCCTGAGACCGAAATCGCTCTTGAAGGCGAGCAGGCAGAGAGCATGCAGAAATTACTTGATGCACTAGAAAACCTAGATGATGTTCAAGAGGTATTTACGAACGCCGCTCTTTAA
- the purD gene encoding phosphoribosylamine--glycine ligase has protein sequence MKILLIGSGGREHALAWKLAQSPQVQKVYVAPGNGGTATAKQAAAGIENLPITGLQELADFAKREKIHLTVVGPEAPLAAGIVDVFRNNGLRIFGPTQLAAQLESSKDFSKAFMKRHGIPTADYQTFSNALEAHAYIDAKGAPIVVKADGLAAGKGVVVAMTLEEAHAAVDMMLADNKLGNAGARVVIEEFLTGEEASFIVLVDGKNVLALATSQDHKRLLDADQGPNTGGMGAYSPAPVVTPEIHARALREVIMPTVKGMELDGIPYTGFLYAGLMIAPDGKIKTLEFNCRMGDPETQPIMARLRSDLVNALDHAVDGKLNEVELEWDRRTALGVVLAAHNYPDTPRSGDAITGIPTDTEDQITFHAGTKILDGKLVTSGGRVMCVVGLADTVRGAQIKAYEAISQIQFDGMQYRKDIGYRAIK, from the coding sequence ATGAAAATTTTATTAATTGGATCCGGCGGACGCGAACACGCCTTAGCTTGGAAATTAGCGCAATCGCCCCAAGTACAAAAAGTTTATGTTGCTCCCGGTAATGGTGGCACAGCTACCGCCAAGCAAGCCGCTGCGGGTATTGAGAACTTGCCGATTACTGGGTTGCAAGAGTTGGCTGATTTTGCCAAGCGCGAGAAGATTCATCTTACGGTGGTTGGCCCTGAGGCTCCACTAGCTGCTGGCATCGTTGATGTATTCCGCAACAATGGATTGCGTATTTTTGGGCCAACACAATTAGCTGCCCAACTAGAATCGTCTAAAGATTTCTCTAAAGCTTTCATGAAGCGTCATGGCATTCCAACTGCCGACTACCAAACCTTTTCTAATGCGCTAGAAGCCCATGCCTATATTGACGCAAAAGGTGCGCCAATTGTGGTTAAGGCCGATGGTCTAGCTGCTGGTAAAGGCGTGGTAGTAGCGATGACTCTTGAAGAAGCACATGCTGCAGTTGACATGATGCTCGCAGATAATAAATTAGGTAATGCTGGCGCCAGAGTAGTGATTGAAGAATTCCTGACTGGCGAAGAAGCTAGCTTCATCGTATTAGTAGATGGCAAAAATGTTCTTGCTTTAGCAACCAGCCAAGATCACAAGCGCCTACTAGACGCCGATCAAGGCCCCAATACAGGTGGTATGGGCGCTTACTCACCTGCCCCAGTGGTAACGCCTGAAATTCATGCACGTGCATTGCGGGAAGTCATCATGCCAACCGTCAAGGGCATGGAATTGGATGGCATTCCTTATACCGGCTTCTTGTATGCAGGTCTGATGATTGCCCCAGACGGCAAGATCAAAACTTTAGAATTTAACTGCCGCATGGGCGACCCCGAAACCCAACCCATCATGGCACGCTTACGCAGCGATCTCGTCAACGCCTTAGATCATGCAGTGGATGGCAAACTGAATGAAGTTGAATTGGAATGGGATCGTCGTACGGCTCTGGGTGTAGTTCTTGCCGCCCATAATTACCCCGATACCCCTCGCTCTGGAGATGCAATTACCGGCATCCCAACTGACACGGAAGATCAAATTACTTTCCATGCAGGCACCAAAATACTAGATGGCAAATTAGTCACATCTGGTGGTCGAGTAATGTGTGTTGTTGGTCTTGCGGATACCGTTCGTGGCGCCCAAATAAAAGCATACGAAGCGATCAGCCAAATTCAATTTGACGGCATGCAATATCGCAAAGATATTGGTTACCGCGCAATCAAATAA
- the hemF gene encoding oxygen-dependent coproporphyrinogen oxidase, with product MDISALKDYFLGLQNRITSAMSALDGKAFIVDEWHKPEDSKLKGYGRTCILDNGNILEKGGVGFSHVRGDQMPPSASHHRPEVAGRSFEAMGVSLVFHPNNPKVPTTHMNVRCFIAQAPDKEPVWWFGGGFDLTPYYGFDEDCKHFHQTAKDALDPFGKELYPHFKKWCDEYFYLKHREEPRGIGGVFFDDFNQLGFEQSFAMTRAVGDAFIDAYLPIVQRRSQDSFTPAEKSFQEYRRGRYVEYNLIFDRGTIFGLHSGGRTESILMSMPPVVQWWYNWHPEPSTPEAKLYDYYLKPRDWLA from the coding sequence ATCGATATCTCAGCCTTAAAAGATTATTTTTTAGGCTTGCAGAATCGCATCACCAGCGCGATGAGCGCCTTGGATGGCAAAGCATTTATCGTAGATGAATGGCATAAACCTGAAGACAGCAAGCTCAAGGGGTATGGTCGCACCTGCATCTTGGATAACGGCAATATTCTAGAAAAGGGTGGTGTAGGCTTCTCCCATGTTCGCGGTGATCAAATGCCACCCTCGGCATCGCATCATCGCCCTGAAGTAGCGGGACGTAGTTTTGAAGCAATGGGCGTGTCTCTAGTGTTTCATCCGAATAATCCCAAGGTTCCGACCACCCATATGAATGTCCGCTGCTTTATTGCTCAAGCGCCTGATAAAGAGCCAGTATGGTGGTTTGGGGGTGGTTTTGACCTAACCCCCTATTACGGATTTGATGAGGACTGCAAGCATTTTCATCAAACAGCAAAAGACGCTCTAGATCCTTTTGGCAAAGAGCTATATCCACACTTTAAAAAATGGTGCGATGAATATTTTTACCTCAAGCATCGTGAAGAGCCACGCGGGATTGGCGGAGTTTTTTTTGATGACTTTAATCAGCTTGGCTTTGAACAAAGTTTTGCGATGACACGCGCAGTTGGTGATGCCTTCATCGATGCCTACCTGCCAATTGTGCAACGCCGCTCCCAAGATAGCTTCACACCCGCTGAAAAATCCTTTCAAGAATATCGACGGGGTCGTTATGTGGAATACAACCTCATCTTTGATCGAGGTACGATTTTTGGACTTCACTCTGGCGGACGAACAGAATCTATTTTGATGTCGATGCCTCCAGTGGTGCAATGGTGGTACAACTGGCATCCTGAGCCAAGCACCCCCGAGGCCAAGCTCTACGACTATTATCTCAAGCCACGAGATTGGCTAGCCTGA
- a CDS encoding nicotinate-nucleotide adenylyltransferase — protein sequence MSAIKKIGILGGTFDPPHVGHLRLATHFAKLLKLDALLLIPSGEPWQKGSGITSAEIRLQLTEAAGIDLARAFLYLKIPTQVGIDRIEIDRAGPSYAIDTVKALRERFGASASLNWLMGADSLVALPSWNSWEKLSQYVNFAVATRPHHDLKQAMSPEVHQFLNNHQTKHADALENSPAGLIYIDESLNVDLSSTELRKQLKSASRNSIASEQIPTHTLEIITNLGLYQ from the coding sequence TTGAGCGCAATTAAAAAAATTGGTATTTTGGGGGGCACATTTGATCCTCCTCACGTTGGCCATCTTCGTCTAGCGACTCATTTTGCAAAGTTATTAAAACTAGATGCTCTACTACTCATTCCTAGTGGCGAACCATGGCAAAAAGGCAGTGGGATCACTTCTGCGGAAATCCGCTTGCAATTAACTGAGGCAGCCGGTATTGATTTGGCTCGCGCATTTTTATACCTAAAAATTCCAACTCAAGTAGGCATTGATCGCATCGAAATCGACCGTGCTGGTCCAAGCTATGCAATAGACACTGTTAAAGCTTTGCGTGAGCGATTTGGTGCTAGCGCCAGTCTTAACTGGCTAATGGGGGCGGATTCTCTAGTGGCACTTCCAAGTTGGAATTCTTGGGAAAAACTCAGTCAGTACGTCAATTTCGCTGTTGCTACGAGACCTCACCATGATTTAAAGCAAGCAATGAGCCCAGAGGTTCATCAATTTTTAAATAATCATCAAACCAAGCACGCTGACGCTCTTGAAAATAGTCCGGCAGGCCTCATATATATCGATGAAAGCTTAAACGTCGACTTATCCTCCACTGAACTCAGGAAGCAACTGAAATCAGCCTCGCGAAACTCTATTGCATCCGAGCAAATCCCCACTCACACCCTAGAAATCATTACAAATCTGGGCTTGTATCAGTAA
- the rlmH gene encoding 23S rRNA (pseudouridine(1915)-N(3))-methyltransferase RlmH — MRLTIVSVGHKMPDWVATATHDYIKRMPADCSIEIKEIKPDLTPAKEAIKIAAAIPKGSRVIALDERGKDQTTQSLATQLASWRQEGFDITFLIGGADGLDASLKTNAQAMWRLSSMTLPHAMARVILVEQLYRAWTILQGHPYHRE; from the coding sequence ATGCGCCTTACTATTGTTTCAGTTGGTCATAAGATGCCCGATTGGGTTGCCACCGCAACTCATGACTACATCAAAAGAATGCCTGCTGATTGCAGCATCGAAATTAAAGAGATCAAGCCTGATCTCACCCCCGCTAAAGAGGCCATTAAGATAGCTGCCGCTATTCCAAAAGGATCTAGAGTCATCGCATTAGATGAACGTGGCAAAGACCAAACCACGCAGAGTCTAGCAACTCAACTCGCCAGTTGGCGCCAAGAAGGTTTTGACATCACTTTTTTAATCGGCGGTGCGGATGGTTTAGACGCAAGTCTAAAAACCAATGCTCAGGCTATGTGGCGCCTCTCTAGCATGACCCTTCCACACGCGATGGCCAGAGTCATATTGGTCGAACAACTGTATCGCGCATGGACTATTCTGCAGGGTCACCCCTACCATCGAGAGTGA
- a CDS encoding nucleoside triphosphate pyrophosphatase encodes MHSYIYLASKSPRRQELLKQIGVRFELLLPESGEDSESIETPLPQEKARIYVERVTLAKSAAALSRWQKSGLPWAPILCADTTVSLPNSPEGEILGKPIDATDAEHILNLLSGQVHEVLTAVALTVKPNEDPVHLVQISKVQFANLTSEQIKTYITSGEPFGKAGAYGIQGLGGTFIPSIQGSYSGIMGLPIYETQKLLEIAGLTRV; translated from the coding sequence TTGCATTCTTATATATACCTTGCCTCAAAAAGCCCTCGTCGCCAAGAACTCTTAAAACAAATTGGCGTACGCTTTGAATTACTTTTGCCTGAGTCAGGTGAAGATAGCGAAAGTATCGAAACCCCATTACCCCAAGAAAAAGCCCGCATCTATGTAGAGCGTGTCACCTTGGCAAAGAGTGCTGCAGCACTCTCTAGATGGCAAAAAAGTGGCTTGCCATGGGCACCCATTCTTTGCGCCGATACTACGGTTAGCCTTCCCAATAGTCCTGAGGGCGAGATTCTAGGAAAACCAATCGATGCCACTGATGCAGAACACATTCTGAATCTGCTGAGCGGCCAAGTACATGAGGTACTCACAGCAGTGGCCTTAACTGTAAAACCCAATGAAGACCCTGTTCATCTCGTACAAATATCTAAAGTCCAATTTGCAAACTTAACTTCCGAGCAAATCAAAACCTATATTACAAGTGGAGAGCCCTTTGGAAAAGCGGGGGCTTATGGCATTCAAGGGCTTGGCGGAACTTTTATTCCAAGCATTCAGGGAAGCTATAGCGGTATCATGGGCTTACCTATCTATGAAACTCAAAAATTACTAGAAATTGCCGGCCTGACTCGCGTATGA